In one Winogradskyella sp. MH6 genomic region, the following are encoded:
- a CDS encoding TerB family tellurite resistance protein, whose protein sequence is MSFAKWIGGAIGWSFGGPIGAIIGLALGSFVDNLSENGSPLIGERQTGQNRQRDLYRQRPKQTRKDQRPQTQSGDFEVSLLILASIIIKADGKQDQRELDFVRQQFRNMYGADRANHAFELFKRISKQNISMRQVCFQIKQMMDHASRLQLLHFLFGIAKADGHVTEVEIKQIYTMSGYLGISRKDFESIKAMFYDMTNNAYKILEVDKTASDDAVKSAYRKMAKKYHPDRVGHLGKEHQEGAEEKFRQVQEAYEHIQKERGFK, encoded by the coding sequence ATGAGTTTTGCAAAGTGGATAGGAGGTGCTATTGGCTGGTCTTTTGGCGGACCAATAGGAGCTATAATTGGATTGGCCTTGGGTAGTTTTGTTGATAATTTATCTGAAAACGGATCTCCTTTAATAGGAGAAAGACAAACAGGTCAAAATCGTCAGCGCGATCTATATCGTCAAAGGCCGAAACAAACTCGAAAAGATCAAAGACCACAAACACAATCTGGAGATTTTGAGGTTAGTTTGTTGATATTAGCATCAATCATTATAAAAGCGGATGGCAAACAAGACCAGCGAGAGCTAGACTTTGTGCGTCAGCAATTTAGAAATATGTATGGTGCTGATAGAGCTAATCATGCTTTTGAATTGTTTAAGCGTATTTCTAAGCAAAATATATCGATGCGCCAAGTTTGCTTTCAGATTAAACAAATGATGGACCATGCATCGCGTTTACAATTGCTTCACTTTTTATTCGGAATTGCGAAAGCAGATGGCCACGTTACTGAGGTTGAAATAAAGCAAATCTACACCATGTCTGGCTATTTAGGTATTAGCAGAAAAGATTTTGAAAGTATTAAAGCCATGTTCTATGACATGACTAATAATGCTTATAAAATTCTGGAAGTTGACAAAACAGCTTCAGACGATGCCGTTAAAAGCGCTTACCGAAAAATGGCAAAAAAATACCATCCAGACAGAGTAGGTCATTTAGGTAAAGAACATCAAGAAGGGGCTGAAGAAAAGTTTAGACAGGTACAAGAAGCTTATGAGCATATTCAGAAGGAGCGAGGATTCAAATAG
- a CDS encoding HD domain-containing protein, producing MTNLGLIESTKAFVKASLEDAEGGHDWFHTLRVYNNAKLISKNENVDLLVVELATLLHDIADPKFHDGDETIGPKKASEFLLKQNVDSTVIEHVTQIIENMSFKNSFDLETSFNSREMEVVQDADRLDAIGAIGIARCFNYGGFKNRALYNPDIAPNLNMTKAEYKAAKAPTINHFYEKLLLLKDQMNTKTGRRIASDRHKFMEDYLKQFYAEWNGEQ from the coding sequence ATGACAAATCTTGGGCTAATAGAATCTACAAAAGCATTTGTAAAAGCATCGTTAGAAGATGCTGAAGGTGGACACGATTGGTTTCATACTTTGCGAGTTTACAACAATGCCAAGCTCATTTCAAAAAACGAAAATGTAGATCTTTTAGTCGTTGAATTGGCTACTTTACTCCATGATATTGCTGATCCAAAATTTCATGATGGTGATGAAACTATTGGCCCCAAAAAGGCTTCAGAGTTTCTATTAAAACAAAATGTAGATAGTACTGTTATTGAACATGTAACCCAAATTATAGAGAATATGTCTTTTAAAAATTCTTTTGATTTGGAAACTTCTTTTAACTCCCGAGAAATGGAAGTTGTACAAGATGCTGATAGATTAGATGCTATTGGAGCCATAGGAATTGCCAGATGCTTTAACTACGGAGGGTTTAAGAACAGAGCTTTGTACAATCCTGATATAGCGCCAAATCTTAATATGACCAAAGCAGAATATAAAGCTGCTAAAGCACCAACTATAAATCACTTCTACGAAAAGTTGCTGTTGCTCAAAGACCAAATGAATACCAAAACTGGGAGGCGAATCGCCTCTGATAGACATAAGTTTATGGAAGATTACCTAAAGCAGTTTTATGCTGAGTGGAATGGAGAACAGTAA
- a CDS encoding TonB-dependent receptor has protein sequence MYRILMVFLLAFQLTNSQTTFTLSGYITSEGEPISYANVYLETTSYGTTTDANGYYEIKNIPSETYTIIASMAGYITQYKTIKIEDNSTINFNLETESLDEVVVTGTRTFKRKTNSAVIVNILNSESLNTLQACNLSEGLKFQPGLRVETDCQTCNYTQLRINGLGGGYSQILINGRPIFSPLTGLYGLEQIPVNMIERIETIRGGGSSLYGSSAIGGVVNVITKVPKTNNFDISYTYQNINGKTDDHIISGNATVVSKSKNAGVSLFINNRNREFYDHNDDNFSELTTLKNTALGANFFFLPSENQKLEASFSKLNEYRYGGEMVDQPAYLAQQAEERTHDVIMGSLDYQLNFNNDNSSLITYFGAQQTDRDHYTGIFPDDETEIDTHISNPPYGTSKTVTLQGGIQLNHRLNNFLKGTNVLTIGTEYLVDDVLDIINSYNYKIDQTTKNLGTFFQSDWEITPKLNLLSGFRVDSNNLVDHLIFSPRFSLLYKTESNVQLRATWSTGFRAPQAFDTDLHIAFTGGGISRISLDDDLTQERSNSFSTSINYDKSSEKFIAGFTLEGFYTKLDDAFYLNPIGEDEFGQRFEKQNGDAAVVQGITIEVRANYNKKVQLETGFTIQKSEFNTAVETIEGLNPRREFLRTPNHYGFTSLSFMPSDRFDSNLNYVYTGDMLIAHFAGAPEQLVNEYKTTPSFHEFSWKSSYRFNLKNLDTSLEVFGGIKNIFNAYQNDFDTGKNRDSNYVYGPGMPRTFFVGLRILSI, from the coding sequence ATGTATCGAATATTAATGGTTTTTCTTTTGGCTTTTCAGCTCACTAATAGTCAAACTACATTTACATTAAGTGGTTATATAACATCAGAAGGTGAGCCAATTAGCTATGCTAATGTTTATTTAGAAACTACTTCTTATGGCACTACCACTGATGCTAATGGCTATTATGAAATTAAAAATATTCCGAGCGAAACTTATACCATTATCGCCTCAATGGCTGGTTATATCACCCAATATAAGACCATTAAAATTGAGGACAATTCCACTATAAATTTTAATCTTGAAACAGAGTCATTAGATGAAGTTGTTGTAACAGGCACCCGAACTTTTAAACGAAAAACAAATTCCGCTGTCATTGTTAATATTTTGAATAGTGAAAGCCTAAATACGCTACAAGCTTGTAATCTCTCTGAAGGATTGAAATTTCAGCCTGGATTAAGAGTAGAAACCGATTGCCAAACCTGTAATTATACACAGCTTAGAATAAATGGACTAGGTGGAGGCTATTCTCAAATTTTAATTAACGGCAGACCTATTTTTAGCCCTTTAACAGGTTTGTATGGTTTAGAGCAAATTCCTGTAAATATGATAGAGCGTATAGAAACCATTCGTGGCGGAGGCTCTTCGCTTTATGGCTCTAGTGCTATTGGTGGCGTGGTTAATGTGATTACAAAAGTCCCTAAAACCAATAATTTTGATATAAGCTATACCTACCAGAACATTAATGGAAAAACGGATGATCACATTATTTCTGGTAATGCGACCGTTGTCTCAAAATCTAAAAATGCTGGAGTTTCGTTGTTTATAAACAATCGTAATCGCGAATTTTATGACCATAATGATGATAATTTTTCGGAATTAACCACATTAAAAAACACAGCTCTAGGTGCTAATTTCTTCTTCTTACCTTCAGAAAATCAAAAACTGGAAGCTAGCTTTAGTAAACTCAACGAATATCGTTATGGTGGTGAAATGGTAGACCAACCTGCATATTTAGCACAACAAGCAGAAGAAAGAACTCATGATGTGATTATGGGTAGCTTAGACTATCAGCTAAATTTCAATAATGATAACAGCTCATTAATTACGTATTTTGGTGCTCAACAAACAGACAGAGACCATTATACTGGTATCTTTCCGGATGATGAAACTGAAATTGATACACATATTTCTAATCCTCCATACGGAACTTCAAAAACTGTGACTTTACAAGGAGGTATTCAATTAAACCATAGGCTAAATAACTTTTTAAAGGGCACCAATGTCCTTACCATTGGTACAGAATATTTAGTTGACGATGTATTAGATATTATAAACTCATACAACTATAAAATTGACCAAACCACAAAAAATCTCGGCACATTTTTTCAAAGTGATTGGGAAATAACACCAAAGCTAAACTTGCTTTCTGGCTTTAGAGTAGATAGCAATAATTTGGTAGATCATTTAATCTTTAGTCCTAGGTTTTCTCTTCTTTACAAAACAGAATCTAATGTTCAATTAAGAGCAACTTGGAGTACAGGTTTTAGAGCACCACAAGCTTTTGATACCGATTTGCATATTGCTTTTACAGGTGGAGGTATCTCTAGAATCTCTTTAGACGATGATTTAACACAAGAACGTTCTAACAGTTTCAGCACTTCAATTAATTATGACAAATCAAGCGAAAAGTTTATTGCTGGTTTTACGCTCGAAGGGTTTTACACAAAACTTGATGATGCATTTTACCTCAACCCAATTGGAGAGGATGAGTTTGGTCAACGTTTTGAAAAGCAAAATGGAGATGCCGCTGTTGTACAAGGTATCACTATTGAAGTTAGAGCAAACTATAACAAAAAAGTGCAGTTAGAAACTGGTTTCACCATTCAAAAAAGTGAATTTAACACTGCTGTAGAAACTATTGAAGGGTTAAACCCTAGACGCGAATTCTTAAGAACACCTAATCATTATGGTTTTACATCCTTGAGTTTTATGCCTAGTGATAGATTTGATAGCAACCTAAATTATGTCTATACAGGAGATATGCTCATTGCTCATTTTGCAGGAGCACCAGAGCAACTCGTTAACGAGTATAAGACTACACCTTCTTTTCATGAGTTTAGCTGGAAAAGCAGTTATAGATTTAACCTTAAAAACCTGGACACTTCATTAGAAGTTTTTGGCGGCATAAAAAACATTTTTAACGCCTACCAAAATGATTTTGACACTGGTAAAAACAGAGACAGTAACTACGTTTACGGACCAGGTATGCCTAGAACATTTTTTGTTGGGTTAAGAATTTTATCTATTTGA
- a CDS encoding BrxA/BrxB family bacilliredoxin has product MYPAELVKPMREDLTNVGFEELHTTEAVDQAIAKEGTTLVVVNSVCGCAAANARPGARMSLENVKRPDNLVTVFAGVDKEATNKAREYMIPFPPSSPSMALFKDGELVHMLERHHIEGRPAELIAENLIDAYNEYC; this is encoded by the coding sequence ATGTATCCAGCAGAATTAGTAAAACCAATGCGTGAAGATTTAACAAACGTAGGTTTTGAAGAATTACATACTACAGAAGCTGTAGACCAAGCCATAGCAAAAGAAGGAACAACATTAGTGGTTGTTAATTCGGTTTGTGGATGTGCAGCTGCCAATGCAAGACCTGGCGCTCGTATGAGTTTAGAGAACGTAAAACGTCCAGATAATTTAGTAACGGTATTTGCAGGTGTAGATAAAGAAGCAACTAACAAGGCTAGGGAATATATGATTCCGTTTCCTCCAAGTTCTCCAAGTATGGCTTTATTTAAAGATGGCGAATTGGTACACATGCTAGAGCGTCACCACATTGAAGGTAGACCTGCAGAACTAATTGCAGAAAATCTTATAGATGCTTATAATGAGTATTGTTAA
- a CDS encoding sensor histidine kinase, which yields MKIKKLSLRSRIFIAMILLVLLASVLIAAVTIYQYNEEAKDYHRERLERKEKAIRKSIEFTIQETTYPVTTENIPLIFKDAIFDIDAVHNLQINLYDLEGELLKSSKRTILRDSSDRCLGAEVLNTLSNTAEHRYVIKQEENGQTFQSSYSYITDGKFKNLAILNLPYLENDDFLNRELNEFLMRLGYAYFAMILVAIVFAYFISTYITKSLKTISDKMNETRLEKRNKKIQVDSTSEEIETLVNSYNSMIDELEASAVKLATSEREQAWREMAKQVAHEIKNPLTPMRLSVQSFQRKFDPNDDNIHQKVDEFSNTLIQQIDTMSSIASAFSNFAKMPAQKSENLNVVNIVKLALDIFNEDYISFEAETEEIIAKFDRTQLIRVVTNLVKNSIQAIPETKENPSIKVKVFSKGDEVKITIEDNGNGIAEETKSKIFEPKFTTKSSGMGLGLAMVKNIVETFKGSITFTSQEGEGTIFTVTFPKE from the coding sequence ATGAAAATTAAAAAACTATCCTTACGGTCTCGAATATTCATTGCAATGATACTTTTGGTATTATTAGCTTCGGTATTAATTGCAGCAGTAACGATTTATCAATATAACGAAGAGGCAAAGGATTATCACAGAGAGCGTTTAGAGCGAAAGGAAAAAGCTATTAGAAAAAGTATAGAGTTTACTATACAAGAAACCACGTATCCTGTAACTACAGAAAATATTCCTTTAATATTTAAAGATGCAATCTTTGATATAGACGCTGTTCATAATCTGCAAATTAACTTATACGATTTAGAAGGAGAACTTTTAAAAAGCTCTAAACGTACCATATTAAGAGACTCGTCAGATAGATGCCTTGGTGCAGAAGTTCTCAATACCTTATCAAATACTGCTGAGCATCGATATGTTATTAAGCAAGAAGAGAACGGACAAACGTTTCAATCTTCATACTCATACATTACCGATGGCAAGTTTAAAAATTTAGCCATACTAAATTTACCCTATTTAGAAAATGATGATTTTCTTAACAGGGAACTTAATGAGTTTTTAATGCGCTTGGGTTATGCCTACTTTGCCATGATTTTGGTGGCCATTGTGTTTGCATATTTTATTTCAACTTATATAACAAAATCACTCAAGACCATTAGTGACAAAATGAACGAGACTAGGCTTGAAAAGCGCAACAAAAAAATCCAAGTAGACTCTACAAGCGAAGAAATAGAAACCCTCGTTAACTCATATAACAGTATGATAGATGAGCTAGAAGCCAGTGCTGTAAAACTGGCAACTAGCGAACGTGAACAAGCTTGGAGAGAAATGGCAAAACAAGTAGCACACGAGATTAAAAACCCGTTAACACCTATGCGGTTGAGTGTGCAGAGTTTTCAGCGTAAATTTGATCCTAATGACGATAATATTCATCAAAAAGTAGATGAATTCAGCAATACACTAATACAGCAAATAGACACAATGAGTTCTATAGCATCAGCTTTTTCAAACTTTGCTAAGATGCCTGCTCAAAAGTCTGAAAATCTTAATGTTGTAAATATTGTAAAACTAGCGTTAGATATTTTTAATGAAGACTACATTTCTTTTGAAGCTGAAACCGAAGAAATTATCGCCAAGTTTGATCGTACACAACTTATAAGGGTGGTAACCAATTTGGTAAAAAACTCAATACAAGCTATACCAGAAACTAAAGAAAACCCAAGTATAAAAGTTAAAGTGTTTTCTAAAGGAGATGAAGTTAAAATTACTATAGAAGATAACGGAAACGGAATTGCAGAGGAGACTAAGTCGAAAATATTCGAGCCAAAATTTACCACAAAGTCAAGTGGTATGGGCTTAGGACTGGCAATGGTAAAAAATATTGTGGAAACCTTTAAAGGAAGTATTACCTTTACCTCACAAGAAGGAGAAGGAACTATATTTACAGTAACTTTTCCTAAAGAATGA
- a CDS encoding CopD family protein, whose amino-acid sequence MEYYNYIKSLHLIFVITWFAGLFYIPRLFVYQIEAFHKPSPEKEILGKQLKLMAKRLWFIITWPSAILATLFAIWLMILMPSWFQQGWMHVKLTFVVLLFIYHYKTHIYYKQLQNDEVKVTSNFMRIWNEGATFILFAVVFLVILKSTINWIFGVVGIVVLGILIMLGFKLYKRIREKNPDA is encoded by the coding sequence ATGGAATACTATAATTACATAAAATCACTACATCTCATTTTTGTTATCACTTGGTTTGCAGGCTTGTTTTACATTCCAAGATTGTTTGTATATCAAATAGAAGCCTTTCATAAACCTTCACCAGAAAAGGAAATTCTAGGAAAGCAGCTAAAGCTTATGGCGAAACGTTTGTGGTTTATCATCACTTGGCCTTCGGCAATTTTGGCAACACTGTTTGCGATTTGGTTAATGATTTTAATGCCGAGTTGGTTTCAGCAAGGTTGGATGCATGTAAAACTAACTTTTGTAGTATTACTTTTCATATACCACTACAAAACGCATATCTACTACAAACAACTACAAAATGATGAAGTAAAAGTAACTTCAAACTTTATGAGAATTTGGAACGAAGGCGCAACCTTCATCCTTTTTGCAGTAGTCTTTTTAGTCATTTTAAAAAGTACAATTAACTGGATTTTTGGTGTTGTTGGTATCGTAGTTCTTGGGATACTTATAATGTTAGGATTTAAACTATATAAACGTATACGCGAGAAAAACCCAGATGCCTAA
- a CDS encoding lysophospholipid acyltransferase family protein translates to MQKLLAYPLTVLYFICFGLTLVIFHPIQWFCKNVFGYQAHKISVDWLQFFIMRSLNVLGTTFSFTNPYKIEKGVPLIIVTNHQSMYDIPPLIWYLRKHHVKFISKKELGKGIPSVSYNLRHGGSVLIDRKDALGSIKAIENFAKRIENNKWAAVIFPEGTRSRDGKPKPFKTKGLLTMIKHAPNALIVPITINNSWKTLKYGKFPMGLGARISFLVHKPIQANHYEDKLELISIVEAQVKSSIEQ, encoded by the coding sequence ATGCAAAAGCTATTAGCCTACCCTCTTACCGTTTTATACTTTATTTGCTTTGGATTAACCTTAGTAATATTTCACCCTATACAATGGTTTTGTAAAAATGTATTCGGATACCAAGCACACAAAATCAGTGTAGATTGGTTACAATTTTTTATAATGCGCAGCCTAAATGTGTTGGGCACTACGTTTTCTTTTACCAATCCCTACAAAATTGAAAAAGGTGTCCCTCTAATTATTGTTACCAACCACCAAAGCATGTACGACATACCTCCTTTAATTTGGTACTTGCGCAAACATCATGTAAAATTTATCAGTAAAAAAGAGTTAGGCAAAGGTATACCAAGTGTTTCTTATAATTTACGCCATGGTGGCTCTGTGCTTATAGATAGAAAAGATGCCTTAGGTTCTATTAAAGCTATTGAAAATTTTGCAAAACGAATTGAAAACAACAAATGGGCAGCTGTTATTTTTCCTGAAGGTACACGAAGTAGAGACGGAAAACCAAAACCATTTAAAACTAAAGGTTTGCTTACCATGATAAAGCATGCGCCAAATGCTTTAATTGTTCCTATTACCATTAATAATTCATGGAAAACACTTAAGTATGGTAAATTCCCTATGGGTTTAGGCGCTCGTATTTCTTTTTTAGTTCACAAACCTATTCAAGCAAATCATTATGAAGATAAGCTTGAGCTAATCAGTATCGTTGAAGCCCAGGTTAAAAGCAGCATCGAACAATGA
- a CDS encoding metal-dependent transcriptional regulator — translation MITLSEENYLKTIFHLESREGTAVSTNAIAEKIETKASSVTDMVKKLSDKDFVNYKKYQGVSLTKKGRSTALSIIRKHRLWEVFLVDKLNFTWDEVHDVAEQLEHIKSPKLIDELDAFLEFPTHDPHGDPIPDRNGNFSKSDKIKLSKGELDTNYKFVGVNDSSSDFLKYLDKNQIALGCQIKVLARESFDESMTILVQDNELNISKTVSNNLFVKTV, via the coding sequence ATGATTACTTTATCTGAAGAGAATTACCTAAAGACCATCTTTCATCTAGAAAGTAGAGAAGGTACAGCAGTAAGTACTAATGCCATAGCTGAAAAAATTGAAACCAAAGCGTCTTCTGTTACTGATATGGTTAAGAAATTGTCGGATAAAGACTTTGTAAATTATAAGAAATACCAAGGAGTTAGTTTAACGAAAAAGGGGAGAAGTACTGCTCTAAGTATCATTAGAAAGCATCGTCTTTGGGAAGTGTTTTTGGTTGATAAATTAAATTTTACGTGGGACGAAGTACACGACGTTGCAGAACAGTTAGAACACATTAAATCCCCAAAACTTATTGATGAACTGGATGCTTTTTTAGAGTTTCCAACTCATGATCCACATGGTGATCCTATACCAGATAGGAATGGGAATTTTTCAAAATCAGATAAAATTAAATTATCCAAAGGAGAGCTAGACACCAATTATAAATTTGTTGGTGTAAATGATTCATCTTCAGATTTTTTGAAGTATTTGGATAAAAATCAGATTGCTTTAGGATGCCAAATAAAGGTGTTGGCTAGAGAATCTTTTGATGAATCGATGACCATATTAGTTCAAGATAATGAGCTTAATATATCAAAGACAGTTTCTAATAATTTATTTGTAAAAACCGTTTAA
- a CDS encoding enoyl-CoA hydratase/isomerase family protein, whose translation MSYNNILSDHQNGITTITINRPKKLNALNKETIQELHDAFDEANKDSGTKVIIVTGSGEKAFVAGADISEFADFNVEEGGKLAAQGQKLLFDFVENLSTPVIAAVNGFALGGGLELAMACHFRVASTNARMGLPETSLGVIPGYGGTQRLPQLVGKGRAMEMIMTAGMIDANQALSYGLVNHVVEQEGLLEFCESIASKIMKNSSVAIGKAIKAINANYEDGKNGYKVEIKQFGKCFGTDDFTEGTTAFLEKRKADFPGK comes from the coding sequence ATGTCTTACAACAACATATTATCAGACCACCAAAACGGAATTACAACGATTACCATTAACCGACCAAAAAAACTAAATGCTTTAAACAAGGAAACAATACAAGAACTTCATGATGCTTTTGATGAAGCGAATAAGGATTCAGGCACCAAGGTGATTATTGTTACAGGAAGCGGTGAAAAAGCCTTTGTAGCTGGTGCTGATATTAGTGAGTTTGCAGATTTTAATGTAGAAGAAGGCGGAAAGTTAGCTGCTCAAGGTCAAAAATTATTATTCGATTTTGTTGAAAATTTAAGTACTCCTGTTATTGCTGCTGTAAACGGTTTTGCTCTTGGAGGAGGTTTAGAATTAGCCATGGCTTGTCACTTTAGAGTGGCTAGTACAAATGCCAGAATGGGCTTGCCAGAAACCTCGTTAGGTGTAATTCCAGGTTATGGAGGTACACAGCGATTGCCACAATTAGTGGGTAAAGGTAGAGCTATGGAAATGATTATGACTGCTGGGATGATAGATGCTAACCAAGCATTGAGTTACGGATTAGTTAATCATGTTGTAGAGCAAGAAGGCTTATTAGAGTTTTGCGAAAGTATAGCTAGTAAAATAATGAAAAACTCTTCTGTAGCTATAGGAAAAGCCATAAAGGCAATCAACGCTAATTACGAAGATGGTAAGAATGGTTATAAAGTAGAAATTAAACAATTCGGTAAGTGCTTTGGCACTGATGATTTTACCGAAGGGACAACAGCATTTTTAGAAAAGCGTAAAGCTGATTTTCCTGGGAAGTAA
- a CDS encoding PA0069 family radical SAM protein: MSSKSIIKGRGAQRNIHNRFFELSHEMRDDFLEFCHKEGEIADKNKTQYLNVFPKTIVNKVTSPDVGMAYSMNMYQGCEHGCIYCYARNSHEFWGFSAGLDFERKILVKKDAPKLLEDLLKKKSWKAHTIVMSGNTDCYQPAEKKFQLTKQCLEVFLKYKHPVAIITKNALILRDIELLKALAKDNLISVNISITSLSEETRRILEPRTATIKRRLQTVKELSDNGIPVNVMLAPIIPSINSHEILPMAKAVSEAGALSIAHTVVRLNGAIGEIFTDWICKTMPDRADKVLHQIENCHGGTLNESRYGVRMRGEGQIAKQINDLIALARLKYFKDKSMPKLNIALHEQYKDGQLKLF; this comes from the coding sequence ATGAGCTCTAAATCTATCATTAAGGGACGAGGTGCCCAACGCAATATTCATAACCGTTTTTTTGAGTTGTCTCACGAAATGCGTGATGATTTCTTAGAGTTTTGCCATAAAGAAGGTGAGATAGCAGACAAAAATAAAACGCAGTATCTTAATGTATTTCCAAAGACTATAGTCAATAAAGTTACGAGTCCAGATGTTGGTATGGCCTATTCCATGAACATGTACCAAGGTTGTGAGCATGGATGTATTTATTGCTATGCTCGTAATAGTCATGAATTTTGGGGATTTAGTGCAGGTTTAGATTTTGAACGTAAAATTTTAGTAAAAAAAGACGCGCCAAAACTCTTAGAAGATCTCCTAAAGAAGAAAAGTTGGAAAGCGCATACCATAGTAATGTCTGGTAATACAGATTGTTATCAGCCAGCAGAAAAGAAGTTTCAATTAACAAAGCAGTGCTTAGAGGTGTTTTTAAAGTACAAACATCCTGTAGCAATAATTACAAAAAATGCGTTAATCTTAAGAGATATTGAACTTTTAAAAGCGTTAGCAAAAGACAACTTAATTTCAGTAAATATTTCAATAACATCATTGTCTGAAGAGACGAGACGCATTTTAGAACCACGTACAGCAACCATAAAAAGAAGGCTTCAAACTGTAAAAGAACTTAGTGATAATGGTATTCCGGTAAATGTAATGTTGGCACCAATAATACCTTCTATCAATAGTCATGAAATTTTACCAATGGCAAAAGCAGTTTCAGAAGCTGGTGCGCTAAGTATAGCACATACTGTTGTGAGATTAAACGGAGCCATAGGTGAAATTTTTACAGATTGGATTTGTAAAACTATGCCAGACAGAGCAGATAAGGTTTTGCACCAAATTGAAAATTGCCATGGAGGAACATTAAACGAGAGTAGATACGGAGTAAGAATGAGAGGAGAAGGACAAATAGCAAAACAGATTAACGATCTAATTGCATTGGCAAGATTAAAATACTTCAAAGACAAATCTATGCCTAAGCTTAATATAGCTTTACATGAGCAGTATAAAGATGGTCAACTAAAGTTGTTCTAA
- a CDS encoding AraC family transcriptional regulator: MNTRKPILEKISPEFGSSMRVVKHGAYIGEKKPFWHFHPEIELVYVNKGKGKRHIGNHLSYFNNSQLLLLGSNLPHNGFTDRLTINGTETIVQFKPEFLGEHFFSIPEMEKINNLFERAKSGILFGIPTKQKLGKKIERLSEKEGFKKILLLLEILHSLAKAEDYTILNADGYTFEAEPQDSAKIDTIFKHVNENFKEHISLDEIADKVSMTVPAFCRYFKKVTGKTFTKLVNEYRVVHATKLLTESQMSIADISFECGFNNFSHFNKLFKEITGKSASKYRSEVKLMVQ, from the coding sequence GTGAACACAAGAAAACCTATTCTAGAAAAAATAAGCCCAGAATTTGGGAGCTCTATGCGAGTTGTAAAACATGGAGCATATATAGGTGAGAAAAAACCATTTTGGCATTTTCACCCAGAAATTGAATTGGTTTACGTCAATAAAGGAAAAGGAAAGCGACATATAGGTAATCATTTGTCTTACTTTAACAACAGCCAACTTTTATTATTGGGTTCTAATTTACCACACAATGGTTTTACAGATAGGCTTACAATAAATGGAACCGAAACCATTGTACAGTTTAAGCCAGAGTTTTTAGGAGAGCATTTCTTTAGTATTCCAGAGATGGAAAAAATAAATAATCTATTTGAACGTGCTAAAAGCGGAATTCTTTTTGGTATACCAACCAAACAAAAGTTAGGAAAGAAAATAGAAAGGTTGTCTGAAAAAGAAGGCTTTAAAAAAATTCTACTCTTGCTAGAAATATTACACAGTTTAGCCAAAGCTGAAGATTACACTATTTTAAATGCCGATGGTTATACCTTTGAAGCAGAACCACAAGACAGTGCTAAAATCGACACCATTTTTAAACATGTAAACGAAAACTTTAAAGAGCACATAAGTTTAGATGAAATTGCAGATAAAGTAAGTATGACGGTTCCTGCATTTTGTAGATACTTTAAAAAAGTAACAGGAAAGACCTTTACAAAATTGGTAAACGAATACCGAGTAGTGCATGCTACAAAATTACTTACAGAAAGCCAAATGAGTATCGCAGATATAAGTTTTGAATGTGGTTTTAATAACTTTTCTCACTTTAATAAGTTATTTAAGGAAATTACAGGCAAAAGTGCTTCAAAATATAGAAGTGAGGTTAAATTAATGGTGCAATAA